One genomic segment of Nonomuraea coxensis DSM 45129 includes these proteins:
- a CDS encoding PLP-dependent aminotransferase family protein, with the protein MDPAIESMNLLNEIAGRYPDAISMAAGRPYEEFFDVSLIHDYLAAYRDHLRDDRRMDDAGISRMLFQYGTTKGIISDLVARHLAEDENIEADPESVVVTVGFQEAMFLVLRALRASERDVLLAPTPTYVGLTGAALLTDTPVRPVRSTGNGIDLDDLAHQVKRAREQGARVRACYVTPNFANPTGTSMDLPARHRLLEIAAAHGILLLEDNAYGLLGQDRLPTLKALDRSATVVYLGSFAKTGLPGARVGYVVADQHVAGGGLLADELSKLKGMLTVNTPPIAQAVIAGKLLRHDFSLVRANAREIAIYRRNLHLTLGELTRRLGGFPGVTWNAPTGGFFITVTVPFVVDDDLLEHAAREHGVLFTPMHHFYGGKDGFHQLRLSISLLTPQLIEEGVSRLAGLVTARLP; encoded by the coding sequence GAGATAGCCGGCAGATACCCCGACGCCATTTCCATGGCCGCGGGCCGGCCGTACGAAGAGTTCTTCGACGTCAGCCTCATCCACGACTATCTCGCGGCCTACCGCGACCATCTCCGCGACGACCGGAGGATGGACGACGCCGGGATCAGCCGCATGCTCTTCCAGTACGGGACCACGAAGGGGATCATCTCCGACCTTGTGGCGCGGCACCTCGCCGAGGACGAGAACATCGAGGCCGACCCGGAGTCCGTGGTCGTCACCGTGGGCTTCCAGGAGGCCATGTTCCTGGTGCTTCGCGCGTTGCGAGCGAGCGAGCGGGATGTGCTGCTCGCCCCCACCCCCACCTACGTCGGCCTGACCGGAGCGGCGCTGCTCACCGACACCCCCGTCCGGCCGGTGCGATCCACCGGGAACGGCATCGACCTCGACGACCTGGCCCACCAGGTGAAACGGGCACGGGAACAGGGCGCGCGGGTCCGGGCCTGCTACGTGACGCCCAACTTCGCCAACCCCACCGGCACCAGCATGGACCTGCCCGCCCGCCATCGCCTCCTGGAGATCGCCGCGGCCCACGGCATCCTGCTCCTGGAGGACAACGCGTACGGGCTCCTCGGACAGGACCGCCTCCCCACGCTGAAGGCCCTCGACCGATCGGCGACCGTGGTGTACCTCGGCTCCTTCGCCAAGACCGGCCTGCCCGGCGCCCGGGTCGGCTATGTCGTGGCGGATCAGCACGTGGCAGGGGGCGGCCTGCTCGCCGACGAGCTCTCGAAGCTCAAGGGCATGCTCACCGTGAACACCCCGCCCATCGCCCAGGCGGTGATCGCCGGCAAGCTGCTGCGCCACGACTTCAGCCTGGTCAGGGCCAACGCCCGTGAGATCGCCATCTACCGGCGCAACCTCCACCTCACGCTGGGCGAGCTCACCCGCCGGCTCGGCGGCTTCCCCGGAGTCACCTGGAACGCGCCGACGGGCGGGTTCTTCATCACCGTCACCGTGCCCTTCGTCGTCGATGACGACCTGCTGGAACACGCCGCCCGCGAGCACGGCGTGCTGTTCACCCCGATGCATCACTTCTACGGCGGCAAGGACGGGTTCCACCAGCTCCGGCTGTCGATCAGCCTGCTCACCCCGCAACTGATCGAGGAGGGCGTCTCCCGGCTCGCCGGGCTCGTCACCGCACGTCTCCCCTGA